A region of Siniperca chuatsi isolate FFG_IHB_CAS linkage group LG23, ASM2008510v1, whole genome shotgun sequence DNA encodes the following proteins:
- the spx gene encoding spexin prohormone 1 isoform X3 — MTGLRTFTLTYVLTLLLLASFLSQSWGAPKGSFQRRNWTPQAMLYLKGTQGRRFISEDRKEGDVYDTLHLETRSQNTEKLSVDQAATVLLNFLQQAREAGESSICLTPQLGHMCSSYFRAEIWPTP; from the exons ATGACG GGCTTGAGGACCTTCACGTTGACCTACGTCCTCACCCTTCTGCTCCTGGCGTCGTTTCTCTCACAGTCGTGGGGCGCGCCGAAG GGCTCTTTCCAGCGGAGAAACTGGACCCCGCAGGCCATGCTGTACCTCAAGGGCACGC AGGGACGCAGGTTCATCTCAGAGGACCGAAAAGAAGGAGATGTCTATGACACGCTGCACTTAG AGACCCGCAGTCAGAACACAGAGAAGCTGAGCGTGGACCAGGCTGCCACCGTCCTGCTCAACTTCCTACAGCAGGCCAGAGAGGCAGGTGAGAGCAGCATCTGTCTGACACCGCAGCTGGGCCACATGTGCAGCTCATACTTCAGGGCTGAGATTTGGCCTACTCCCTGA
- the recql gene encoding ATP-dependent DNA helicase Q1 isoform X2, with the protein MDGGTNDVQAELDSVEAELELVELQITELLQKQAELTTRKNALLQQLEEACDAAQPSSSSSSSKASGAEPKISKQEIRRYDGTDFPWSEEVEQHLKDSFHLSTFRPLQLRAINLTLSGRDLFLVMPTGRGKSLCYQLPAVCSKGYTLVVTPLVSLMEDQIMYLKSIDVSAVMLNRSSSKEHVKTVMAGMMDPKAPFKLVYVTPEKIAKSKLLMSRLEKAYKANLLSRIAVDEVHCCSQWGHDFRPDYKLLGILKRQFPKVPVLGLTATATSSVLKDCEKILCVPQPVTLTASFNRTNLYYEVRSKDSDNDASISDIASLIKNRYKDQSGIVYVFSQKDAESVSSELQKRDILAYPYHANMDPDDKSRVHRKWTANKIQVVVATVAFGMGIDKPDVRFVIHHTISKSIENYYQESGRAGRDDHPADCIVYFGFSDIFRISTMVVMENVGQQKLLQMVDYCQNVDRCRRSLMAVHFDEVWDDEGCDQMCDTCRHANDYTTMDITQHARQVVQIVELAASMDEKLTPLKLVEAWMGKGPAKRRKMIQTTTLSRLQAEAVIVRLLLQRYLREDFSFTPYTTYFYMKLGSKAPLLKNQTHTLSMKMRTTGTGSAVVKAVSGQGKTKGGKRSVQSGGDAPVSKKVKTDLP; encoded by the exons ATGGATGGTGGAACTAATG ATGTGCAGGCAGAGCTGGACTCGgtggaggcagagctggagttGGTGGAGCTGCAGATCACAGAGCTCCTGCAGAAGCAGGCTGAGCTTACTACTCGTAAGAAtgcactgctgcagcagctggaggaaGCCTGTGATGCTGCACAGCCatcatcctcttcatcttcctcaaaGGCATCTGGAGCTGAACCAAAAATAAGCAAGCAGGAGATACGGCGCTATGATGGCACAG ATTTCCCATGGTCCGAAGAAGTGGAGCAGCACCTGAAGGACTCGTTCCATCTCTCCACGTTCAGACCACTGCAGCTGAGGGCCATCAACCTGACCCTGTCAGGCAGAGATCTGTTCCTGGTGATGCccacaggaagaggaaaaagcCTCTGCTACCAGCTGCCTGCAGTCTGTTCTAAGG gttatACATTGGTAGTCACTCCCCTGGTGTCCCTGATGGAGGACCAGATCATGTACCTGAAGTCCATCGACGTGTCAGCAGTCATGCTGAATAGGTCCAGTAGCAAG GAGCACGTCAAGACAGTTATGGCTGGAATGATGGATCCCAAGGCCCCTTTCAAGCTGGTGTACGTGACTCCGGAGAAGATCGCCAAGAGCAAGCTGCTCATGTCCCGTCTGGAGAAAGCCTACAAAGCAAACCTGCTGAGTCGTATAGCTGTGGACGAGGTGCACTGCTGCAGCCAGTGGGGACATGACTTCAGACCAG ATTATAAACTGCTGGGCATCCTGAAGAGGCAGTTCCCTAAAGTCCCAGTGCTCGGGCTCACAGCCACGGCGACGAGCAGCGTCCTCAAGGACTGTGAGAAGATCCTGTGTGTGCCACAGCCAGTCACACTGACCGCATCCTTCAACCGAACCAACCTCTACTACGAG GTCCGTAGTAAAGATTCAGACAATGATGCATCAATAAGTGACATCGCCTCTCTGATCAAGAACAGATACAAGGACCAGTCAG GGATCGTGTACGTGTTCTCTCAGAAGGATGCAGAGTCGGTATCGTCTGAACTTCAGAAGAGAGACATCCTGGCCTATCCCTACCACGCTAACATGGACCCTGACGATAAGTCCCGCGTTCACCGCAAATGGACCGCCAACAAAATCCAG GTGGTGGTGGCCACAGTGGCGTTTGGCATGGGCATCGACAAGCCTGATGTCAGGTTTGTCATCCACCACACCATCAGCAAGTCCATCGAGAACTACTACCAAGAGAGTGGACGCGCAG gTAGAGACGACCATCCGGCAGACTGCATCGTCTACTTTggcttctctgatatcttcagGATCAGCACCATGGTGGTGATGGAGAACGTTGGTCAGCAGAAGCTGCTGCAGATGGTCGACTACTGCCAGAATGTTGACAG GTGTCGGCGCTCTCTCATGGCTGTTCATTTTGATGAGGTGTGGGACGATGAAGGATGCGACCAGATGTGTGATACTTGCCGCCACGCAAACG ACTACACCACCATGGACATTACCCAGCATGCCAGGCAGGTGGTGCAGATTGTGGAGCTAGCAGCGTCCATGGATGAGAAGCTGACTCCTCTGAAGCTGGTGGAGGCGTGGATGGGGAAAGGCCCAGCCAAGCGCAGGAAGATGATCCAGACCACCACACTGTCTCGGCTGCAGGCTGAAGCTGTGATTGTGCGGCTGCTGCTACAGAGATACCTGAG AGAGGATTTCAGCTTCACTCCGTACACCACCTACTTCTACATGAAGCTAGGCAGCAAAGCTCCTCTGCTGAAGAACCAGACTCACACACTCAGCATGAAGATGAGGACAACAGGGACTGGATCTGCTGTG GTAAAAGCTGTGAGTGGCCAGGGCAAAACCAAAGGGGGGAAGAGATCAGTTCAAAGTGGTGGAGACGCGCCTGTGTCCAAGAAAGTCAAGACAGACCTCCCCTAA
- the spx gene encoding spexin prohormone 1 isoform X1, with translation MLLSLEFNLELTRVPVSLRLPQGLRTFTLTYVLTLLLLASFLSQSWGAPKGSFQRRNWTPQAMLYLKGTQGRRFISEDRKEGDVYDTLHLETRSQNTEKLSVDQAATVLLNFLQQAREAGESSICLTPQLGHMCSSYFRAEIWPTP, from the exons ATGTTGCTGAGTTTGGAATTTAATTTGGAATTAACGCGTGTTCCTGTTTCCCTGCGCCTCCCACAGGGCTTGAGGACCTTCACGTTGACCTACGTCCTCACCCTTCTGCTCCTGGCGTCGTTTCTCTCACAGTCGTGGGGCGCGCCGAAG GGCTCTTTCCAGCGGAGAAACTGGACCCCGCAGGCCATGCTGTACCTCAAGGGCACGC AGGGACGCAGGTTCATCTCAGAGGACCGAAAAGAAGGAGATGTCTATGACACGCTGCACTTAG AGACCCGCAGTCAGAACACAGAGAAGCTGAGCGTGGACCAGGCTGCCACCGTCCTGCTCAACTTCCTACAGCAGGCCAGAGAGGCAGGTGAGAGCAGCATCTGTCTGACACCGCAGCTGGGCCACATGTGCAGCTCATACTTCAGGGCTGAGATTTGGCCTACTCCCTGA
- the recql gene encoding ATP-dependent DNA helicase Q1 isoform X1 — protein sequence MDGGTNDVQAELDSVEAELELVELQITELLQKQAELTTRKNALLQQLEEACDAAQPSSSSSSSKASGAEPKISKQEIRRYDGTDFPWSEEVEQHLKDSFHLSTFRPLQLRAINLTLSGRDLFLVMPTGRGKSLCYQLPAVCSKGYTLVVTPLVSLMEDQIMYLKSIDVSAVMLNRSSSKEHVKTVMAGMMDPKAPFKLVYVTPEKIAKSKLLMSRLEKAYKANLLSRIAVDEVHCCSQWGHDFRPDYKLLGILKRQFPKVPVLGLTATATSSVLKDCEKILCVPQPVTLTASFNRTNLYYEVRSKDSDNDASISDIASLIKNRYKDQSGIVYVFSQKDAESVSSELQKRDILAYPYHANMDPDDKSRVHRKWTANKIQVVVATVAFGMGIDKPDVRFVIHHTISKSIENYYQESGRAGRDDHPADCIVYFGFSDIFRISTMVVMENVGQQKLLQMVDYCQNVDRCRRSLMAVHFDEVWDDEGCDQMCDTCRHANDYTTMDITQHARQVVQIVELAASMDEKLTPLKLVEAWMGKGPAKRRKMIQTTTLSRLQAEAVIVRLLLQRYLREDFSFTPYTTYFYMKLGSKAPLLKNQTHTLSMKMRTTGTGSAVDTSAVKANEGKIEMTFDPIVIDDSCAPQPKQKLFKEQRNMSRKQELKPVSQTDKRTERTQKQLTDRHGEEEEDNRRSIKHQHVIEVDVEINIIDDSDGQKTSSHPVKPCSKRKSITPQRVRRKPHANAAAADVPSPSPGGDTNTVPSSPSQASIISETAAEELCDLRNYYSKQLKRINYISHEYLGQPADPGVLACIREPLRSLRLPRSVSIGLTARSLWTRVSGRRKLVHR from the exons ATGGATGGTGGAACTAATG ATGTGCAGGCAGAGCTGGACTCGgtggaggcagagctggagttGGTGGAGCTGCAGATCACAGAGCTCCTGCAGAAGCAGGCTGAGCTTACTACTCGTAAGAAtgcactgctgcagcagctggaggaaGCCTGTGATGCTGCACAGCCatcatcctcttcatcttcctcaaaGGCATCTGGAGCTGAACCAAAAATAAGCAAGCAGGAGATACGGCGCTATGATGGCACAG ATTTCCCATGGTCCGAAGAAGTGGAGCAGCACCTGAAGGACTCGTTCCATCTCTCCACGTTCAGACCACTGCAGCTGAGGGCCATCAACCTGACCCTGTCAGGCAGAGATCTGTTCCTGGTGATGCccacaggaagaggaaaaagcCTCTGCTACCAGCTGCCTGCAGTCTGTTCTAAGG gttatACATTGGTAGTCACTCCCCTGGTGTCCCTGATGGAGGACCAGATCATGTACCTGAAGTCCATCGACGTGTCAGCAGTCATGCTGAATAGGTCCAGTAGCAAG GAGCACGTCAAGACAGTTATGGCTGGAATGATGGATCCCAAGGCCCCTTTCAAGCTGGTGTACGTGACTCCGGAGAAGATCGCCAAGAGCAAGCTGCTCATGTCCCGTCTGGAGAAAGCCTACAAAGCAAACCTGCTGAGTCGTATAGCTGTGGACGAGGTGCACTGCTGCAGCCAGTGGGGACATGACTTCAGACCAG ATTATAAACTGCTGGGCATCCTGAAGAGGCAGTTCCCTAAAGTCCCAGTGCTCGGGCTCACAGCCACGGCGACGAGCAGCGTCCTCAAGGACTGTGAGAAGATCCTGTGTGTGCCACAGCCAGTCACACTGACCGCATCCTTCAACCGAACCAACCTCTACTACGAG GTCCGTAGTAAAGATTCAGACAATGATGCATCAATAAGTGACATCGCCTCTCTGATCAAGAACAGATACAAGGACCAGTCAG GGATCGTGTACGTGTTCTCTCAGAAGGATGCAGAGTCGGTATCGTCTGAACTTCAGAAGAGAGACATCCTGGCCTATCCCTACCACGCTAACATGGACCCTGACGATAAGTCCCGCGTTCACCGCAAATGGACCGCCAACAAAATCCAG GTGGTGGTGGCCACAGTGGCGTTTGGCATGGGCATCGACAAGCCTGATGTCAGGTTTGTCATCCACCACACCATCAGCAAGTCCATCGAGAACTACTACCAAGAGAGTGGACGCGCAG gTAGAGACGACCATCCGGCAGACTGCATCGTCTACTTTggcttctctgatatcttcagGATCAGCACCATGGTGGTGATGGAGAACGTTGGTCAGCAGAAGCTGCTGCAGATGGTCGACTACTGCCAGAATGTTGACAG GTGTCGGCGCTCTCTCATGGCTGTTCATTTTGATGAGGTGTGGGACGATGAAGGATGCGACCAGATGTGTGATACTTGCCGCCACGCAAACG ACTACACCACCATGGACATTACCCAGCATGCCAGGCAGGTGGTGCAGATTGTGGAGCTAGCAGCGTCCATGGATGAGAAGCTGACTCCTCTGAAGCTGGTGGAGGCGTGGATGGGGAAAGGCCCAGCCAAGCGCAGGAAGATGATCCAGACCACCACACTGTCTCGGCTGCAGGCTGAAGCTGTGATTGTGCGGCTGCTGCTACAGAGATACCTGAG AGAGGATTTCAGCTTCACTCCGTACACCACCTACTTCTACATGAAGCTAGGCAGCAAAGCTCCTCTGCTGAAGAACCAGACTCACACACTCAGCATGAAGATGAGGACAACAGGGACTGGATCTGCTGTG GACACATCAGCTGTTAAAGCCAATGAGGGGAAGATTgagatgacctttgaccccattGTCATTGACGACAGCTGTGCCCCACAACCCAAACAGAAACTATTTAAAGAACAGAGGAACATGTCAAGGAAACAGGAGCTGAAGCCAGTCAGCCAGACAGACAAACGGACAGAGAGAACAcaaaaacagctgacagacagacatggagaggaagaggaggataaCAGGAGATCCATCAAGCATCAGCATGTAATTGAGGTTGATGTTGAAATTAACATTATAGATGACAGCGATGGTCAGAAAACATCGTCACATCCAGTCAAACCTTGTTCCAAACGCAAATCCATCACCCCGCAGAGAGTGAGGAGGAAACCCCATGCTAACGCGGCAGCAGCGGATGTTCCCTCTCCGTCCCCAGGTGGTGACACCAACACTGTGCCCAGCTCGCCTTCCCAGGCCTCCATCATCTCTGAGACTGCAGCCGAGGAGCTCTGTGACCTGAGGAACTACTACAGCAAACAGCTGAAGAgaataaactacatttcccatgaatACCTGGGGCAGCCTGCAGATCCAGGAGTGCTGGCATGTATCAGGGAGCCTCTGAGGAGCCTCCGTCTGCCCCGCAGTGTCTCCATTGGCCTGACGGCCCGCAGCCTGTGGACACGAGTCAGCGGCAGGAGGAAGCTGGTTCACCGGTGA
- the spx gene encoding spexin prohormone 1 isoform X2 produces MLLSLEFNLELTRVPVSLRLPQGLRTFTLTYVLTLLLLASFLSQSWGAPKGSFQRRNWTPQAMLYLKGTQGRRFISEDRKEGDVYDTLHLETRSQNTEKLSVDQAATVLLNFLQQAREAADENPNEVYFQELPVWKREYF; encoded by the exons ATGTTGCTGAGTTTGGAATTTAATTTGGAATTAACGCGTGTTCCTGTTTCCCTGCGCCTCCCACAGGGCTTGAGGACCTTCACGTTGACCTACGTCCTCACCCTTCTGCTCCTGGCGTCGTTTCTCTCACAGTCGTGGGGCGCGCCGAAG GGCTCTTTCCAGCGGAGAAACTGGACCCCGCAGGCCATGCTGTACCTCAAGGGCACGC AGGGACGCAGGTTCATCTCAGAGGACCGAAAAGAAGGAGATGTCTATGACACGCTGCACTTAG AGACCCGCAGTCAGAACACAGAGAAGCTGAGCGTGGACCAGGCTGCCACCGTCCTGCTCAACTTCCTACAGCAGGCCAGAGAGGCAG CCGATGAAAACCCAAATGAGGTGTATTTCCAGGAGCTGCCGGTGTGGAAGAGAGAATATTTCTGA
- the golt1ba gene encoding golgi transport 1Ba, whose protein sequence is MISLTDSQKIGMGLTGFGVFFLFFGMILFFDKALLAIGNILFVAGLAFVIGLERTFRFFFQKHKMKATSFFLGGVFVVLIGWPIIGVVLEIYGFFLLFRGFFPVIVGFIRRIPVLGSILNLPFISAYVDKVGESNTMV, encoded by the exons ATGATTTCGCTAACGGACTCCCAAA aGATTGGAATGGGATTAACAGGCTTTGGcgtgtttttcctcttcttcgGGATGATCCTGTTCTTTGACAAAGCGCTCCTGGCTATTGGAAAT ATCCTTTTTGTTGCTGGACTGGCCTTCGTCATCGGGTTGGAGAGGACCTTCCGCTTCTTCTTCCAGAAACACAAGATGAAGGCCACCAGTTTCTTCCTGGGAggtgtgtttgtggtgctcatTGGCTGGCCCATCATCGGAGTTGTGCTAGAGATCTACGGCTTTTTCCTCTTGTTCAG GGGTTTCTTCCCAGTTATAGTCGGCTTTATCAGGAGAATACCTGTCCTCGGCTCCATCTTAAACCTGCCCTTCATCAGTGCA tatGTGGACAAAGTGGGCGAGAGCAACACCATGGTGTAA